A genomic region of Janthinobacterium lividum contains the following coding sequences:
- the lpdA gene encoding dihydrolipoyl dehydrogenase, with product MSTKQFDVVVIGAGPGGYIAAIRAAQLGFSVACVDEWSNAKGGAAPGGTCTNVGCIPSKALLQSSEHFEHAGHSFAEHGIDVAGLKLNLGQMLKRKDTVVKQNNDGILYLFKKNKIAFFHGRAAFAAAAAGTYEISVTGEANETLTAKHVVIATGSNARELPGAPFDEKLILSNTGALAIDAVPAKLGVIGAGVIGLEMGSVWRRLGSDVTVLEGLPVFLGAVDEQIAKEASKLFTKQGLKINLGCKIGAITPGKKDVTVEFVDAKGEAQKAVFDKLIISIGRTPNTNGLGADKVGLQLDERGFIAVDGDCKTNLPNVWAVGDVVRGPMLAHKAEEEGVAVAERIAGQHGHTNFNTIPWVIYTSPEIAWVGKTEQTLKAEGIAYKAGTFPFMANGRARALGDTSGMVKFLADATTDEILGVHIVGPMASELISEAVVAMEFKASAEDIARICHAHPSLSEATKEAALAVDKRTLNF from the coding sequence ATGAGTACTAAACAATTTGACGTAGTTGTCATCGGTGCGGGCCCTGGCGGCTACATCGCCGCCATCCGCGCAGCGCAGCTGGGCTTTTCCGTCGCCTGCGTCGACGAGTGGTCGAACGCCAAGGGCGGCGCCGCTCCTGGCGGTACCTGCACCAACGTCGGCTGCATCCCGTCGAAAGCGCTGCTGCAATCGTCCGAGCATTTCGAACACGCGGGCCACAGCTTCGCCGAGCACGGCATCGATGTCGCCGGCCTGAAGCTGAACCTGGGCCAGATGCTCAAGCGCAAGGACACGGTCGTCAAGCAAAACAACGACGGCATCCTGTACCTGTTCAAGAAGAACAAGATCGCCTTCTTCCACGGCCGCGCCGCTTTCGCTGCCGCCGCCGCTGGCACGTATGAGATCAGCGTGACGGGCGAAGCCAACGAAACCCTGACGGCCAAGCACGTGGTCATCGCCACGGGTTCGAACGCGCGCGAACTGCCGGGCGCACCATTCGACGAGAAACTGATCCTGTCGAACACGGGCGCACTGGCCATCGACGCCGTACCAGCCAAGCTGGGCGTCATCGGCGCCGGCGTGATCGGCCTGGAAATGGGCAGCGTATGGCGCCGCCTGGGTTCCGACGTCACCGTGCTGGAAGGCCTGCCGGTCTTCCTGGGCGCCGTTGACGAGCAGATCGCCAAGGAAGCGTCGAAGCTGTTCACCAAGCAAGGCTTGAAGATCAACCTCGGTTGCAAGATCGGTGCTATCACGCCGGGCAAGAAAGACGTCACCGTGGAATTCGTGGACGCCAAGGGCGAAGCGCAAAAAGCCGTGTTCGACAAGCTGATCATCTCGATCGGCCGCACGCCGAACACGAATGGCCTGGGTGCCGACAAGGTCGGCCTGCAGCTGGACGAGCGCGGCTTCATCGCCGTCGACGGCGACTGCAAGACCAACCTGCCGAACGTATGGGCAGTGGGCGACGTCGTGCGCGGCCCGATGCTGGCGCACAAGGCGGAAGAAGAAGGCGTTGCCGTGGCCGAGCGTATCGCCGGCCAGCATGGTCACACCAACTTCAACACGATTCCCTGGGTGATCTACACCTCGCCGGAAATCGCGTGGGTCGGCAAGACCGAGCAAACCCTGAAGGCCGAAGGCATTGCCTACAAGGCCGGCACCTTCCCGTTCATGGCCAACGGCCGTGCGCGCGCGCTGGGCGACACCTCGGGCATGGTGAAATTCCTGGCCGATGCGACCACCGACGAAATCCTCGGCGTGCACATCGTCGGCCCGATGGCGTCCGAACTGATTTCCGAAGCCGTCGTGGCGATGGAATTCAAGGCCTCGGCCGAAGACATCGCGCGCATCTGCCACGCTCACCCATCCCTGTCGGAAGCGACCAAGGAAGCGGCACTGGCGGTTGACAAGCGCACGTTGAACTTTTAA
- a CDS encoding YdcH family protein — protein MSDAQQIERRLIELNVEHRDLDAVIELLILDGHHDELQLRRLKKRKLQLKDHITLLKMQLVPDVPA, from the coding sequence ATGAGCGATGCACAGCAAATAGAGCGGCGCCTGATTGAACTCAACGTGGAACACCGCGATCTCGATGCCGTCATCGAGTTGCTGATACTCGATGGTCACCATGACGAGCTGCAGCTGCGCCGCCTGAAAAAGCGCAAATTGCAATTGAAGGATCACATCACCTTGCTGAAAATGCAGTTGGTGCCCGACGTTCCCGCCTGA
- a CDS encoding PspC domain-containing protein, translating to MNVSEEIKRLHELHLAGALSDAEFAQAKAKFLSNINLDKPDSASGAGADAAAGPANDLVQEFNRLRRSRNDRWLGGVCGGLGRASGMEAWIWRLVFVLFTLTFGFGVVIYLLLWIFVPDEEIGITKHEY from the coding sequence ATGAACGTCTCTGAAGAAATCAAGCGTCTGCACGAGTTGCACCTGGCGGGCGCCCTGAGCGACGCGGAATTCGCGCAAGCGAAAGCCAAGTTCCTGAGCAATATCAACCTGGACAAGCCGGACAGCGCGTCCGGCGCCGGCGCCGATGCGGCTGCCGGCCCGGCGAACGACCTGGTGCAGGAATTCAACCGCCTGCGCCGTTCACGCAACGACCGCTGGCTTGGCGGCGTCTGCGGCGGCCTGGGCCGCGCTTCCGGCATGGAAGCGTGGATCTGGCGCCTCGTCTTCGTCCTGTTTACATTGACCTTCGGCTTCGGCGTGGTGATTTACCTTCTATTGTGGATTTTCGTACCAGACGAAGAGATTGGAATAACAAAACATGAGTACTAA
- a CDS encoding ATP-dependent DNA helicase, whose protein sequence is MTDHNLLPASPDGQPADLPVSLPAEPQAAPGKHDADIERLFGAGGPLGPAVGSYKPRRSQTEMAKAIASAIDSQTTLIAEAGTGTGKTFAYLVPALMWGGKTIVSTGTKNLQDQLFLRDIPTVRAALQAPVSVALLKGRSNYVCHYHLERTLQNGRMTSRDDVGHLREISRFIKMTSSGDKAELTKVPENAMIWNLVTSTRDTCMGAECQYYQDCFVMKARKEAQQADVVVVNHHLFFADVALKDTGVAELLPSANTIIFDEAHQLPDTATLFFGNTVSTSQILELCRDVLAEGLAHARGIDWAKTVTVVEKAARDLRLTFPQDIVRLSLPQIAPSSDFFPALDTLKDELDGMVAVLETQAERAETLEQCRVRGVELAQQLSGWKFDPKAKVAAGEEAVFWVEAFSSSLQLHKTPLSIAPIFNNQREGTPRSWIFTSATLAVKNDFKHFSEQMGLTGEPSHTWPSPFDYGQQGLLFVPQNLPQPNSLGYTDAVIDCALPIIEAAGGRTFFLCTTLRAVKRAAERLADEFKQRGLNFPLFVQGEKGRTELLDQFRAAGNGVLIGSQSFWEGVDVRGDALSLVIIDKLPFAPPDDPVLAARIEVMEKQGKNGFMHHSLPEAIINLKQGAGRLIRDEGDRGVLMICDPRLISKPYGKRIWQSLPPFKRTRDTAEVVEFFRSLPAKGA, encoded by the coding sequence TTGACCGATCACAATTTATTGCCCGCAAGTCCAGATGGCCAGCCTGCCGATCTGCCAGTCAGTCTGCCAGCCGAACCCCAGGCGGCGCCTGGCAAGCATGATGCCGACATCGAGCGCCTGTTTGGCGCCGGCGGCCCGCTCGGTCCGGCGGTGGGCAGCTACAAGCCGCGCCGTTCGCAAACGGAGATGGCGAAAGCCATCGCCAGCGCCATCGACAGCCAGACGACCCTGATCGCCGAGGCCGGCACGGGCACCGGCAAGACCTTTGCCTACCTGGTGCCGGCCCTGATGTGGGGCGGCAAGACCATTGTATCCACCGGTACCAAGAACTTGCAGGATCAATTGTTCCTGCGCGATATACCCACCGTGCGCGCCGCGCTGCAGGCGCCCGTTTCCGTCGCCTTGCTGAAAGGCCGCTCGAACTACGTCTGCCATTACCACCTGGAACGCACCCTGCAAAACGGCCGCATGACGTCGCGCGACGACGTGGGCCATCTGCGCGAAATCTCGCGCTTCATCAAGATGACCAGCTCGGGCGACAAGGCGGAACTGACCAAGGTGCCGGAAAACGCCATGATCTGGAACCTGGTGACGTCCACGCGCGACACCTGCATGGGCGCCGAGTGCCAGTATTACCAGGATTGTTTCGTCATGAAGGCCCGCAAGGAAGCCCAGCAGGCCGACGTGGTGGTGGTCAACCACCATCTGTTCTTTGCCGACGTGGCCCTGAAGGACACGGGCGTGGCGGAATTGCTGCCATCGGCCAACACCATCATCTTCGATGAGGCGCACCAGCTGCCCGATACGGCCACTTTATTCTTTGGCAATACGGTATCGACCTCGCAAATCCTGGAACTGTGCCGCGACGTGCTGGCCGAAGGGTTGGCGCATGCGCGCGGCATCGACTGGGCCAAGACGGTCACGGTGGTGGAAAAGGCGGCGCGCGACCTGCGTTTGACCTTCCCGCAGGATATCGTGCGCCTGTCCCTGCCGCAGATCGCCCCGTCGAGCGACTTTTTCCCCGCGCTCGACACCCTCAAGGATGAGCTCGACGGCATGGTGGCCGTGCTGGAAACCCAGGCGGAACGGGCGGAAACCCTGGAGCAGTGCAGGGTGCGCGGCGTCGAGCTGGCGCAGCAGCTGAGCGGCTGGAAGTTCGATCCGAAGGCCAAGGTAGCGGCCGGCGAAGAAGCCGTGTTCTGGGTGGAAGCGTTTTCCAGTTCCTTGCAGTTGCATAAAACGCCATTGTCGATCGCGCCGATCTTCAACAACCAGCGCGAAGGCACGCCGCGCAGCTGGATTTTCACGTCCGCCACCCTGGCCGTGAAAAACGATTTCAAGCATTTTTCCGAGCAGATGGGTTTGACGGGCGAACCATCGCACACGTGGCCGAGTCCGTTCGACTATGGCCAGCAAGGCTTGCTGTTCGTGCCGCAAAACCTGCCGCAACCGAATTCGCTGGGCTACACGGATGCCGTCATCGATTGCGCCCTGCCCATCATCGAGGCGGCGGGTGGGCGCACCTTCTTCCTGTGCACCACCTTGCGCGCCGTCAAGCGGGCCGCCGAGCGCCTGGCCGACGAATTCAAGCAGCGCGGTCTGAACTTCCCCCTGTTCGTACAGGGAGAAAAGGGCCGCACGGAATTGCTGGACCAGTTCCGCGCGGCCGGCAATGGCGTGCTGATCGGTAGCCAGAGCTTCTGGGAAGGCGTCGACGTGCGCGGCGATGCGCTGTCCCTGGTGATCATCGACAAGCTGCCGTTCGCGCCGCCCGACGATCCCGTGCTGGCCGCGCGCATCGAAGTGATGGAAAAGCAGGGCAAGAATGGATTCATGCACCACTCGCTGCCGGAGGCCATCATCAACCTGAAGCAGGGCGCGGGCCGTTTGATCCGCGACGAGGGCGACCGTGGCGTGCTGATGATCTGCGATCCGCGCCTCATTTCCAAGCCGTACGGCAAGCGCATCTGGCAAAGCCTGCCGCCGTTCAAGCGCACGCGCGACACCGCCGAAGTGGTGGAGTTCTTCCGCAGCCTGCCTGCCAAGGGCGCTTAA
- a CDS encoding toll/interleukin-1 receptor domain-containing protein, translated as MEIRYGCFLSYAHGQYAFMNKFKNDLIEALACYLEPHLDREEVLFIDSEQLGGGDDIDLRVARAMCQSVCMIVLYTPKYEAHGYTRREFAAMQLIEQERRAWYELPSHLIIPIIMTRHPDGLPPQITESGLYVDFSGYTLASGDLKSNPQYLPDIERIVQRIATHYHLLKRSTPPGHDCSRFVLPDIPPEWRAIPPPHFPR; from the coding sequence ATGGAGATCCGCTACGGCTGTTTCTTGAGCTACGCGCACGGCCAGTATGCGTTCATGAACAAGTTCAAGAATGACCTCATCGAGGCGCTGGCGTGCTATCTGGAGCCGCACCTGGACCGCGAGGAAGTCCTGTTCATCGACAGCGAGCAGCTGGGTGGCGGCGACGATATCGACCTGCGCGTGGCGCGCGCCATGTGCCAGAGCGTCTGCATGATCGTGCTGTACACGCCCAAATATGAAGCGCACGGCTATACGCGGCGCGAATTTGCCGCCATGCAGCTGATCGAACAGGAGCGGCGCGCCTGGTATGAACTGCCCAGCCACTTGATCATCCCCATCATCATGACGCGCCATCCGGACGGCTTGCCGCCGCAAATCACGGAGTCGGGCCTGTACGTCGATTTTTCCGGCTACACCCTGGCCAGCGGCGACTTGAAATCGAATCCGCAATACCTGCCCGATATCGAACGCATCGTGCAGCGCATCGCCACGCATTACCACTTGCTCAAGCGGTCAACACCGCCCGGCCACGATTGCAGCCGTTTCGTGTTGCCCGATATTCCACCGGAATGGCGCGCCATTCCGCCTCCCCACTTTCCGCGTTAA
- a CDS encoding 2-oxoglutarate dehydrogenase E1 component — MQQLTTNSYLFGGNAPYVEDLYEAYLNNPGSVPDNWRSYFDAMQHVPAVDGTNKPDVAHASVVASFAERAKAGPIRTVTASFDAEMGRKRVAATQLIAAYRYLGSHWANLDPLQRQERPMIPELEPSFYGFTDADMDTVFNISNTYFGPETATLRDLLNYLRDTYTRSIGAEFMYISDPAEKRWLQEKLEAIRSTPNFTPEKKIHILDRLTAAEGLERYLHTRYVGQKRFSLEGGETFIASMDETIQRAGEKGVQEIVIGMAHRGRLNVLVNTLGKAPQELFEEFEGKHGDDLPAGDVKYHQGFSSDISTAGGPVHLSLAFNPSHLEIVNPVVEGSVKARMDRRGDAQGAQVLPILVHGDAAFAGQGVVMETLNLAQTRGYHTGGTVHIVINNQIGFTTSDPRDARSTLYCSDVVKMIEAPVLHINADDPEAVVLATQIALDYRMEFKKDIVLDIICYRKLGHNEQDTPALTQPLMYKKIGQHPGTRKLYADKLVAQGVIPADGGDKMVAAFRDAMDAGKHTVDPVISNFKNKYAVDWLPFLNKKWTDSADTAVPMTELKRLATRITTVPEDFKVHSLVEKVLGDRGTMGRGEMNLDWGMGEHLAYASLVSSGYAIRLTGQDAGRGTFVHRHAVLHDQNRERWDAGTYIPLQNVSDNQAPFTVIDSVLSEEAVLAFEYGYSTAEPNTLTIWEAQFGDFANGAQVVIDQFISSGEVKWGRASGLVMMLPHGYEGQGPEHSSARPERFLQLCADNNMQVVQPTTASQIFHLLRRQMVRQFRKPLVILTPKSLLRNKDAGSPLTDLAKGGFQTVIGEVDDKIDAKKVKRVVACSGKVYYDLVNARKTRGQTDTAIVRLEQLYPFPHKSFAAELKKFPNLVEVVWAQDEPQNQGAWFQIQHNIFEGLESGQRLAYAGRPASASPAVGYYDKHYAQQKDLLETAFSKLKGFILTK; from the coding sequence ATGCAGCAATTAACGACCAACTCCTACCTGTTCGGTGGGAATGCTCCGTACGTGGAAGACCTGTACGAGGCGTATCTGAACAATCCAGGCTCGGTACCCGATAACTGGCGTTCCTACTTCGACGCAATGCAGCACGTGCCTGCCGTCGATGGCACCAACAAGCCTGACGTGGCGCATGCCTCCGTCGTCGCCTCGTTCGCCGAGCGCGCAAAAGCAGGTCCGATCCGCACAGTGACCGCTTCCTTCGATGCTGAAATGGGCCGCAAGCGCGTCGCCGCCACGCAGCTGATCGCCGCTTACCGCTACCTCGGTTCGCACTGGGCCAACCTGGATCCGCTGCAACGCCAGGAACGTCCGATGATCCCGGAACTGGAACCGAGCTTCTACGGCTTCACCGACGCGGACATGGACACCGTGTTCAACATCAGCAATACCTATTTTGGCCCCGAGACCGCCACCCTGCGCGATCTGCTGAACTATCTGCGCGATACCTACACGCGTTCGATCGGCGCCGAATTCATGTACATCTCCGACCCGGCCGAAAAGCGCTGGCTGCAAGAGAAACTGGAAGCGATCCGCTCCACCCCGAATTTCACCCCAGAGAAAAAAATCCACATCCTCGACCGCCTGACCGCGGCTGAAGGCCTGGAACGCTATCTGCACACCCGTTACGTGGGTCAGAAGCGCTTCTCCCTGGAAGGCGGCGAAACCTTCATCGCCTCGATGGATGAAACCATCCAGCGCGCCGGCGAAAAAGGCGTGCAGGAAATCGTTATCGGCATGGCCCACCGCGGCCGCCTGAACGTGCTGGTGAACACCCTGGGCAAGGCGCCGCAGGAACTGTTCGAAGAATTCGAAGGCAAGCATGGCGACGACCTGCCTGCCGGCGACGTGAAGTACCATCAAGGCTTCTCGTCGGACATCTCCACCGCGGGCGGCCCGGTCCACCTGTCGCTGGCGTTCAACCCGTCGCACCTGGAAATCGTCAACCCTGTGGTCGAAGGTTCCGTCAAGGCCCGCATGGATCGCCGCGGCGACGCGCAGGGCGCGCAAGTGCTGCCTATCCTGGTGCACGGCGATGCCGCTTTCGCCGGCCAGGGCGTGGTCATGGAAACGCTGAATCTGGCGCAAACCCGTGGCTACCACACCGGCGGCACGGTGCATATCGTGATCAACAACCAGATCGGTTTCACCACCTCGGATCCGCGCGATGCCCGCTCGACCCTGTACTGCTCGGACGTCGTCAAGATGATCGAAGCACCGGTCCTGCACATCAACGCCGATGATCCGGAAGCCGTGGTGCTGGCGACGCAGATCGCGCTCGACTACCGCATGGAATTCAAGAAGGACATCGTCCTCGACATCATCTGCTACCGCAAGCTTGGCCACAACGAGCAGGATACGCCGGCACTGACGCAGCCACTGATGTACAAGAAGATCGGCCAGCATCCAGGCACCCGCAAACTGTACGCGGACAAGCTGGTAGCGCAAGGCGTGATCCCTGCCGATGGCGGCGACAAGATGGTGGCCGCATTCCGCGACGCCATGGACGCCGGCAAGCATACCGTCGATCCGGTCATCTCGAACTTCAAGAACAAGTACGCCGTCGACTGGCTGCCGTTCCTGAACAAGAAATGGACCGATTCGGCCGATACCGCCGTGCCGATGACGGAACTGAAACGCCTGGCCACCCGCATCACCACCGTGCCGGAAGACTTCAAGGTCCACTCGCTGGTGGAAAAAGTACTGGGCGACCGTGGCACCATGGGCCGTGGCGAAATGAACCTGGACTGGGGCATGGGCGAACACCTGGCCTACGCATCGCTGGTATCGTCCGGCTATGCCATCCGCCTGACGGGCCAGGATGCCGGCCGCGGCACCTTCGTGCACCGCCACGCCGTCTTGCATGACCAGAACCGCGAGCGTTGGGATGCAGGTACCTACATTCCGCTGCAAAACGTGTCGGACAACCAGGCGCCGTTCACCGTCATCGACTCGGTGCTGTCCGAAGAAGCCGTACTGGCCTTCGAATACGGCTACTCGACCGCTGAACCGAACACGCTGACGATCTGGGAAGCCCAGTTCGGCGACTTCGCCAACGGCGCGCAAGTGGTGATCGACCAATTCATCAGCTCCGGCGAAGTGAAGTGGGGCCGCGCTTCGGGCCTGGTCATGATGCTGCCGCACGGTTACGAAGGCCAGGGTCCTGAGCACTCGTCCGCGCGTCCGGAACGCTTCCTGCAGCTGTGCGCAGATAACAACATGCAAGTGGTGCAGCCGACGACGGCTTCGCAGATCTTCCATTTGCTGCGCCGCCAGATGGTGCGCCAGTTCCGCAAGCCGCTGGTCATCCTGACGCCGAAGTCGCTGTTGCGCAACAAGGATGCCGGTTCGCCGCTGACCGACCTGGCCAAGGGTGGTTTCCAGACTGTCATCGGCGAAGTCGACGACAAAATCGACGCCAAGAAAGTCAAGCGCGTGGTCGCCTGCTCTGGCAAGGTCTACTACGACCTGGTCAACGCACGCAAGACCCGTGGCCAGACCGACACGGCCATCGTGCGCCTGGAACAGCTGTATCCGTTCCCGCACAAATCGTTCGCTGCCGAACTGAAGAAGTTCCCGAACCTGGTCGAAGTCGTCTGGGCGCAGGACGAGCCGCAAAACCAGGGCGCCTGGTTCCAGATCCAGCACAACATCTTCGAAGGCCTGGAATCGGGTCAGCGTCTGGCCTACGCCGGCCGTCCTGCTTCGGCGTCGCCTGCTGTCGGTTACTATGACAAGCACTACGCCCAGCAAAAAGATCTGCTGGAAACGGCATTCTCGAAGCTGAAGGGTTTTATCCTGACCAAGTAA
- the odhB gene encoding 2-oxoglutarate dehydrogenase complex dihydrolipoyllysine-residue succinyltransferase produces the protein MAQIEVKVPQLSESVAEATLLAWHKKVGEPVARDENMIDIETDKVVLELPAPAAGVIVQIIKDNGATVVAGEVIAIIDTDGSAKVSPMEVSAVAAPALAAAAQDTANATAPAAASKGDVAMPAAAKILSEKGLSAGDVAGSGKDGRVTKGDALAASAKPAVAPLAPAAAKPALQQVATPSAASLGDRPEERVPMSRLRARIAERLLQSQSTNAILTTFNEVNMQPVIDLRNKYKDKFEKEHGVKLGFMSFFVKAAVAALKKYPIINASVDGNDIVYHGYFDIGIAVGSPRGLVVPIIRNADQLSIADIEKKIGEFGAKAKEGKLTLDDLTGGTFSISNGGTFGSMLSTPIINPPQSAILGVHATKDRAVVENGQIVVRPMNYLAMSYDHRIIDGREAVLGLVAMKESLEDPARLLLDL, from the coding sequence ATGGCACAAATCGAAGTCAAAGTTCCCCAGTTGTCGGAATCGGTTGCAGAAGCGACCCTGCTTGCATGGCACAAGAAAGTCGGCGAACCAGTTGCGCGCGACGAAAACATGATCGATATCGAAACCGATAAAGTGGTGCTGGAACTGCCGGCGCCTGCCGCTGGCGTGATCGTGCAGATCATCAAGGATAACGGCGCCACCGTCGTCGCCGGCGAAGTCATCGCCATCATCGACACCGACGGCTCGGCCAAGGTCAGCCCGATGGAAGTGTCGGCCGTTGCCGCGCCAGCCCTGGCTGCTGCAGCGCAAGACACCGCCAACGCTACGGCGCCAGCCGCTGCAAGCAAAGGCGATGTCGCCATGCCTGCCGCTGCCAAGATCCTGTCCGAAAAAGGCCTGTCCGCTGGCGACGTCGCCGGTTCCGGCAAAGACGGCCGCGTCACCAAGGGCGACGCCCTGGCCGCTTCCGCCAAGCCAGCTGTCGCGCCACTGGCGCCAGCCGCTGCCAAGCCAGCGCTGCAACAAGTTGCCACGCCGTCGGCCGCCAGCCTGGGCGACCGCCCTGAAGAGCGCGTGCCGATGAGCCGCCTGCGCGCACGTATCGCCGAGCGCCTGCTGCAATCGCAATCGACGAACGCCATCCTGACCACGTTCAATGAAGTGAACATGCAGCCGGTCATCGACCTGCGCAACAAGTACAAGGACAAGTTCGAGAAAGAGCACGGCGTCAAGCTGGGCTTCATGTCCTTCTTCGTCAAGGCCGCCGTCGCCGCCCTGAAAAAGTACCCGATCATCAATGCCTCCGTTGACGGCAACGACATCGTCTACCACGGCTACTTCGACATCGGTATCGCTGTCGGTTCGCCACGCGGCCTGGTCGTGCCTATCATCCGCAACGCGGACCAGCTGTCGATCGCCGACATCGAGAAAAAAATCGGTGAATTCGGCGCGAAAGCCAAGGAAGGCAAGCTGACCCTGGACGACCTGACGGGCGGCACGTTCTCGATCTCGAACGGCGGTACCTTCGGCTCCATGCTGTCGACCCCGATCATCAACCCGCCACAATCGGCCATCCTGGGCGTGCATGCGACCAAGGACCGCGCTGTCGTGGAAAACGGCCAGATCGTGGTACGTCCGATGAACTACCTGGCCATGTCCTACGACCACCGCATCATCGACGGCCGCGAAGCCGTCCTGGGCCTGGTGGCGATGAAAGAATCGCTGGAAGATCCTGCACGCCTGCTGCTGGACCTGTAA
- the zapE gene encoding cell division protein ZapE produces MNVEEFYQHALQKRDFKADAAQRRAVDRLQLCYDEWVAYKGQRSSTFKRLLNRPAVPKGVYMWGGVGRGKSFLMDSFYSVVPLVRKTRLHFHEFMRGVHQQLDELKGVADPLDEVAKRIAKKYRLICFDEFHVSDIADAMILYNLLSALFANGVSFIMTSNYDPDLLYPDGLHRDRMLPTIALLKDKLDVMNVDAGVDYRGRALEQVESYYTPLGADTDKALRDAYTRIAETADEDARIRIESREIHCLRRAGGIIWFDFATLCGGPRSQNDYLEIASRFHTVILSGIPAMSAAQSSEARRFTWLIDVFYDQKVKLIMSAEVPPDELYTNGMLANEFHRTVSRIIEMQSREYMEKEQRGAADAIV; encoded by the coding sequence ATGAACGTAGAAGAGTTTTACCAGCACGCGTTGCAGAAGCGTGATTTCAAGGCCGATGCCGCCCAGCGGCGCGCGGTCGACCGCCTGCAGCTGTGCTATGACGAGTGGGTGGCCTACAAGGGCCAGCGCTCGAGCACCTTCAAGCGCCTGCTGAACCGTCCTGCCGTGCCGAAAGGCGTGTATATGTGGGGTGGGGTGGGGCGCGGTAAATCGTTCCTGATGGACAGTTTTTACTCGGTCGTGCCCCTGGTGCGCAAGACGCGATTGCACTTCCACGAATTCATGCGCGGCGTGCACCAGCAGCTCGATGAATTGAAAGGCGTGGCCGACCCGCTCGACGAGGTGGCCAAGCGCATCGCCAAGAAATACCGTTTGATCTGTTTCGATGAATTCCACGTCTCCGACATCGCCGACGCGATGATCCTGTACAACCTGCTGTCGGCCCTGTTCGCCAACGGCGTGTCCTTCATCATGACTTCGAATTACGACCCGGACCTGCTGTATCCGGACGGCCTGCACCGCGACCGCATGCTGCCGACCATCGCGCTGCTCAAGGACAAGCTCGACGTGATGAACGTGGACGCCGGCGTCGATTACCGCGGCCGCGCGCTGGAGCAGGTGGAAAGCTACTACACGCCGCTCGGCGCGGACACGGACAAGGCCCTGCGCGACGCTTACACGCGCATCGCCGAGACGGCCGATGAAGACGCGCGCATCCGCATCGAGAGCCGCGAAATCCATTGCCTGCGCCGCGCCGGCGGCATCATCTGGTTCGATTTCGCCACCCTGTGCGGCGGTCCCCGCTCGCAAAATGATTACCTGGAAATCGCCAGCCGCTTCCATACGGTGATATTGTCCGGCATACCGGCCATGTCGGCGGCGCAGTCGTCCGAAGCGCGCCGCTTTACGTGGCTGATCGACGTGTTTTATGACCAGAAGGTCAAGCTGATCATGTCAGCCGAAGTGCCGCCGGATGAGCTGTACACGAACGGCATGCTGGCCAATGAGTTTCACCGCACCGTTTCGCGTATCATCGAGATGCAATCGCGCGAATACATGGAAAAAGAACAGCGCGGCGCGGCCGACGCGATCGTTTGA